The genomic DNA CACGCTTGCGAGCATGTGGGCATGTCGGTGGAGATCACCCACGACGCGAAGCGGGTACTCGCGGCCAGAGCGGTGATTCTGCCTGGCGTGGGTGCCTTTGGTGACGCCATGAACGCCCTGCGCAGGCTCGATCTGGTGGTGCCGATCAGGGATGTGGCCGACAGGGGCACCCCCCTGCTCGGCATCTGCCTCGGCCAGCAACTGCTCTTTACCGAAAGCGAGGAGTTTGGGTGCCACAAGGGGCTTGACCTCATCCCCGGAACAGTCCGGTACTTTCCAGTCCAGCAGATGGCCGGGCGGATGCTCAAGGTTCCCCAGGTGGGTTGGAACACCATTGAATTGCCCCTGTCGCGCGGTGCGGCAGGCTGGTCCGGATCGCTGCTTGAAGGCGTCAGTCCCGGAGCAGACATGTATTTTGTCCACTCCTGCCATGTCGTGCCGGAAAACTCCAACGCCGTCCTGAGCCAAACCACTTACGGCGACGTGATTTTCTGTTCAGGAAGCATGCTGGGCAACATCACGGCCTTCCAGTTCCACCCCGAGAGAAGCGGGGTTGTGGGGCTGCAAATCTACACCAATTTCGCAAGGCAGATCCATTCTGCGGAGGCAGCATAAATGACCAGACCAAAGACCCTCTTCGGCCTTCCCGAGGAAGTCCGCTTTTGCAGAAAATGTGTCATGTCCAACCAGCGGCCCAGCTCCTACCCGGAGTTCAAGCATACCCGCGACAGGATCACCCCGACTCTGCACATAGACGAGGACGGCGTGTGCGACGCCTGCCGCTACAATGAGCAGAAGAAGATCGACATCGACTGGAAGGCGCGGGAAGACCATCTGCTCGCCCTGTGCGACAAGCACCGCAGAAACGACGGCGGCTACGACTGCATCGTGCCCGGCAGCGGCGGCAAGGACAGCGCGCTGGCCGCCCATGTCATCAAGTACAAGTACGGGATGAATCCGCTGACCGTGACCTGGCCGCCGATCATGTACACGGACTACGGATACCGGAACTTCCGCAACTGGATCGAGGTCGGCGGGTTCGACAACATCACCTTCAACCAGAATGGCCGGGCGCACAAGCTGCTGACCAAGCTGGCCATCGAGAACCTGCTGCACCCGTTCCAGACCTTCATCCTGGGCCAGAAGAACCTCGCCCCCAAGGTCGCGCTCGAATACAACATCCCGCTCATTTTCTACGGGGAGCCCGAGGCCGAATACGGCAACCCCATTGCCGAGACCTCGTCCTCGCTGCGCGACAAGTCGTACTACAGCATGAAGAACATCGACGACCTGTACCTTGGCGGCGTGTCCATCAAGGAACTCATCGAAGTCCACGGATTGCGCCTGAACGAGCTCTCAACCTATTTTCCGGCAGACGCGGACCGGCTGGCCAAATCCGCCATTGAGGTTCACTACCTCGGCTACTACGTTCCCTGGACGCCGCAGGAAGCCTATTATTTCGCGGTCGAGAACACCGATTTCAAGGCCCGGCCCTTCAGGACGCAGGGAACCTACAGCAAGTACAACAGCATCGACGACAAGATCGACGACCTGCACTACTACACCACCCACATCAAGTTCGGCATTGGCCGGACCACCTACGACGCCTCGCAGGAAATCCGCAACAAGCACCTGACCCGCGAGGAAGGCGTGGCCCTGGTCCACAAATACGACGGGGAGTTCCCGGATGTCTATTTCAACGAGATCATGGACTACATCGGGATGACTCCCGAGCATTTCCACGACCTGTGCGACAAGCACCGCTCGCCCCACCTCTGGGAAAAAGTCAACGGCGAGTGGAACTTGAAACACCGGGTGGAAAACCTGTAGCGGGCAGCGCACATGCTTTGCGTCTTCCAGGTCGAAATCATCATCCGCGAGCTGGACGGCGTGCTCTATCAGGCCCTCCATCTCGCCTCGCGCGGTCTCCCCACCCTGCTGGGCGACCGAATGGCCAACGAATATGTCATGCACAGCCGCAGCCCGCTGATCCTCTTTGACAGCGACCAGCAGGAAGCCACCAACACCACGGTGCTGAACAACAACGGCATTGTCCTCAACCTCAACTCCGAGGGACAGGGCTTTGTTGACGATCCGCCGGAGATGCAGAGAAATTTCGCCAGAGTCATTGATCATGCCACGGCCATCTGCATGTGGGGCCAACGGCAGAAGGACATCCTGGATCAGCTCGTGCCTTGCGAGCGGACCGACGACATCCTGGTCACGGGCCATCCCTCTTTTGACCTGCTCGCGCCCAAGTTCGTCCCCTACTACAGGAACCAGGACATCGCTGGCCGTCACGGCGAAGACTACTCCCTCATCAACACCAGCTTCGGCATGTTCAACCACGAGATGGGGTTTGAACATTACATGCGGATGCTCAGCCGCATGGACGAATGGAAGGTGTACGGCTCGCCGGAGCACCGGGCGCACCTTGAGCGGCGGTGCAGGCATCAGGAAAAGACCGCCCTGGCCCTGATCGAACTGGCGCGGACCCTGGCGCACGCCCATCCGAAAAAACATGTGATCATCAGGCCGCATCCAGCGGAAAACAGTCGCTTCTACTCGGAAAGGCTGGGCGGACTGCCCAATGTCTTTGTCACCAAGCAAGGCTCCGCGCGGGAGTGGATCGCCTCTGCTGGAGTCGTCATCCATCACGACTGCACCACCGGCCTGGAGGCCATGCTCATGGACAAGCCCGTGCTGCAATACGAGCCTTATGAAGGCATCGAAGGCTCTGCCACGCTGATGACCGAAATCGGCATCAGGACCACATCGCCGGACAAAGCGCTGGCGCACATGGAATGCAGCGCGGCCATGGCCGACGACGCCCGCAAGGCGCTCCTGGCCCGGATCAGCCCCTGTCTGGCCAATGTCGAAAAGAACGCGGCCAGGACCATTGCCGAACTCGCGGCAGTTCATGCCGCAGGCCGCGAAACATGGCTGCCCGAGCCGCTGGGGTTCTGGGAAAACGCCAAATGCTGGCGCAAATACTTGAGCAAATTGCTGCGGGCGCGGCAGCCGGGCAGAAACGGGCGCAAAGTGCGCTATGCCCTGAACAAGTTCCCCAGGCTGCACAAGACCGAGGTGGA from Pseudodesulfovibrio aespoeensis Aspo-2 includes the following:
- the hisH gene encoding imidazole glycerol phosphate synthase subunit HisH; this translates as MSDIDVAIIDYGLGNLFSIKHACEHVGMSVEITHDAKRVLAARAVILPGVGAFGDAMNALRRLDLVVPIRDVADRGTPLLGICLGQQLLFTESEEFGCHKGLDLIPGTVRYFPVQQMAGRMLKVPQVGWNTIELPLSRGAAGWSGSLLEGVSPGADMYFVHSCHVVPENSNAVLSQTTYGDVIFCSGSMLGNITAFQFHPERSGVVGLQIYTNFARQIHSAEAA
- a CDS encoding N-acetyl sugar amidotransferase — translated: MTRPKTLFGLPEEVRFCRKCVMSNQRPSSYPEFKHTRDRITPTLHIDEDGVCDACRYNEQKKIDIDWKAREDHLLALCDKHRRNDGGYDCIVPGSGGKDSALAAHVIKYKYGMNPLTVTWPPIMYTDYGYRNFRNWIEVGGFDNITFNQNGRAHKLLTKLAIENLLHPFQTFILGQKNLAPKVALEYNIPLIFYGEPEAEYGNPIAETSSSLRDKSYYSMKNIDDLYLGGVSIKELIEVHGLRLNELSTYFPADADRLAKSAIEVHYLGYYVPWTPQEAYYFAVENTDFKARPFRTQGTYSKYNSIDDKIDDLHYYTTHIKFGIGRTTYDASQEIRNKHLTREEGVALVHKYDGEFPDVYFNEIMDYIGMTPEHFHDLCDKHRSPHLWEKVNGEWNLKHRVENL
- a CDS encoding surface carbohydrate biosynthesis protein; the encoded protein is MLCVFQVEIIIRELDGVLYQALHLASRGLPTLLGDRMANEYVMHSRSPLILFDSDQQEATNTTVLNNNGIVLNLNSEGQGFVDDPPEMQRNFARVIDHATAICMWGQRQKDILDQLVPCERTDDILVTGHPSFDLLAPKFVPYYRNQDIAGRHGEDYSLINTSFGMFNHEMGFEHYMRMLSRMDEWKVYGSPEHRAHLERRCRHQEKTALALIELARTLAHAHPKKHVIIRPHPAENSRFYSERLGGLPNVFVTKQGSAREWIASAGVVIHHDCTTGLEAMLMDKPVLQYEPYEGIEGSATLMTEIGIRTTSPDKALAHMECSAAMADDARKALLARISPCLANVEKNAARTIAELAAVHAAGRETWLPEPLGFWENAKCWRKYLSKLLRARQPGRNGRKVRYALNKFPRLHKTEVEARLAGLRRIEPDLPEVDVKQLCLNTFLIEPARRS